The following coding sequences are from one Triticum aestivum cultivar Chinese Spring chromosome 5A, IWGSC CS RefSeq v2.1, whole genome shotgun sequence window:
- the LOC123101637 gene encoding zealexin A1 synthase-like gives MELVALPLLGLLVFLLVNLVVKRMYVHASPAPRKRLPPGPWQLPLVGSLHHVLLSRHGALPHRALRELAGRHGPLMLLRFGAVPTLVVSSAKAAREVLKTHDAAFASRHMTPMLAVFTRGGQDVLFSPYGDLWRQLRRVCVLELLSARRVQSFRHIREEEAGGLLRSVADECARSRSDNGAVVEIGERLARVVNDVVVRSAVGSRCARREEFLHDLDETARLTAGNSLSDLFPSSALARWIGSGLREAEQCNRNARDILSDIIRERAEGGQGSGGDGEDDLLGVLLRVQKDGGALTTDIIITVVLEVFAAGSETSATTLEWAMSELVKEPRLLRKAQAEVREAFRGQQKLTEGDMGKLSYLHLVIKETLRLHTPVPFLLPRRCREACEVMGYDVPEGTRVLVNAWAMARDGAYWEDAEVFRPERFEEESAAAAVDFRGGDFEFIPFGAGRRMCPGIALGLANMELVLAGLLYHFDWELPDGGRPEELDMSEAFGLAIRRKSKLVLRATQRIPVAN, from the exons ATGGAGCTCGTAGCACTGCCGTTGCTCGGTTTGCTGGTCTTCTTACTCGTCAACCTCGTCGTGAAGAGGATGTACGTGCACGCTTCGCCGGCGCCACGCAAGCGGCTGCCGCCCGGGCCATGGCAGCTGCCGCTCGTCGGCAGCCTCCACCACGTCCTGCTGTCGCGCCACGGCGCCCTGCCGCACCGGGCCCTGAGGGAGCTCGCGGGCAGGCACGGCCCGCTCATGCTGCTCCGCTTCGGCGCCGTGCCCACGCTGGTCGTCTCCTCCGCCAAGGCCGCCAGGGAGGTCCTCAAGACGCACGACGCCGCCTTCGCCAGCCGCCACATGACGCCCATGCTGGCCGTCTTCACCCGCGGCGGGCAGGACGTCCTCTTCTCCCCCTACGGCGACCTCTGGCGCCAGCTCCGCCGGGTGTGCGTGCTCGAGCTCCTCAGCGCGCGCCGCGTCCAGTCCTTCCGCCACAtccgcgaggaggaggccggcggcctgcTCCGCTCCGTCGCCGACGAGTGCGCTCGCTCTCGCTCCGACAACGGCGCCGTCGTGGAGATCGGCGAGCGGCTGGCACGCGTGGTGAACGACGTCGTGGTGCGGTCGGCCGTCGGCAGCCGGTGCGCGCGGCGCGAGGAGTTCCTGCACGACCTCGACGAGACCGCGAGGCTGACGGCCGGCAACAGCCTGTCCGACCTGTTCCCGTCGTCGGCGCTGGCGCGCTGGATCGGCAGCGGGCTTCGCGAGGCCGAGCAGTGCAACCGCAACGCGCGCGACATCCTGAGCGACATCATCCGCGAGCGCGCCGAGGGCGGCCaaggcagcggcggcgacggcgaggacgaCCTGCTCGGCGTGCTGCTGAGGGTGCAGAAGGACGGCGGCGCCCTCACCAcggacatcatcatcaccgtcgtcctG GAGGTTTTTGCGGCCGGGAGCGAGACGTCGGCCACGACGCTGGAATGGGCCATGTCGGAGCTGGTGAAGGAGCCGCGCCTCCTCCGCAAGGCGCAGGCCGAGGTCCGGGAGGCGTTCAGAGGCCAGCAGAAGCTGACCGAGGGCGACATGGGGAAGCTGAGCTACCTCCACCTGGTGATCAAGGAGACGCTGCGGCTGCACACGCCGGTGCCGTTCCTGCTGCCCCGGCGGTGCCGGGAGGCGTGCGAGGTGATGGGCTACGACGTCCCCGAGGGGACCAGGGTGCTGGTGAACGCGTGGGCCATGGCCCGGGACGGCGCCTACTGGGAAGACGCCGAGGTGTTCAGGCCGGAGAGGTTCGAGGAGGAGAGCGCCGCCGCCGCAGTGGACTTCAGGGGCGGCGACTTCGAGTTCATCCCCTTCGGCGCCGGCAGGAGGATGTGCCCCGGCATAGCGCTCGGCCTGGCCAACATGGAGCTGGTGCTCGCGGGCCTCCTCTACCACTTCGACTGGGAGCTCCCCGACGGCGGGAGGCCGGAGGAGCTCGACATGTCGGAGGCGTTCGGCCTGGCCATACGGAGGAAGTCCAAGCTCGTGCTGCGCGCGACGCAACGTATTCCAGTCGCTAATTGA
- the LOC123105352 gene encoding BTB/POZ and MATH domain-containing protein 5 isoform X1 translates to MDDDDAGGGGDASPQHEGGGGAVVIERGAGATAPARDAAAASPTSSRSVTETVNGSHRFVIQGYSLAKGMGVGKHIASETFAVGGYQWAIYFYPDGKNPEDNSAYVSVFIALASEGTDVRALFELTLQDQSGRGKHKVHSHFDRALDAGPYTLKYRGSMWGYKRFFRRTALETSDFLKDDCLKINCTVGVVTSTMEYSRPHSLEVPDSDIGYHFGTLLDSQEGADVIFSVAGEKFHAHKLVLAARSSFFRSEFLDPESDEENSEVDTSNEIKEIVIDDMEPKVFQAVLHFMYRDNLVGDDELSASSSDCPIFDTLAGKLLAAADKYELPRLRVLCESYLCKQISVKSVATTLALADRHHATELKSVCLKFAAENLSAVIRTDGFDYLKDNCPALQSEILRTVAGCEEECSSGGKSQSVWGQISDGGDTSGRRVRPRV, encoded by the exons ATGGACGACGACGAcgccgggggcggcggcgacgcgtcCCCGCAGCACGAgggcgggggcggggcggtggTGATCGAGCgcggggcgggggcgacggcgccCGCGCGGGACGCCGCGGCGGCCTCGCCGACGAGCTCGCGGTCGGTGACGGAGACGGTGAACGGGTCGCACCGGTTCGTGATCCAGGGCTACTCCCTCGCCAAGGGCATGGGCGTGGGCAAGCACATCGCCAGCGAGACCTTCGCCGTGGGCGGCTACCAGTGGGCGATCTACTTCTACCCGGACGGGAAGAACCCCGAGGACAACTCCGCCTACGTCTCCGTCTTCATCGCGCTCGCCTCCGAGGGCACCGACGTCCGCGCCCTCTTCGAGCTCACCCTCCAGGACCAGAGCGGCCGGGGCAAGCACAAGGTGCACTCCCACTTCGACCGCGCCCTCGACGCCGGGCCCTACACCCTCAAGTACCGCGGATCCATGTG GGGTTATAAAAGGTTTTTTCGACGTACTGCTCTTGAGACATCGGACTTTCTTAAAGACGATTGCTTGAAGATAAATTGTACTGTGGGCGTTGTAACATCAACCATGGAATACTCTAGGCCACATTCTCTagaggttccggattctgacatAGGCTACCATTTTGGGACGCTTTTGGACTCTCAAGAGGGTGCAGATGTTATTTTTAGTGTAGCAGGAGAGAAGTTTCATGCTCATAAGTTAGTGTTGGCTGCCCGATCTTCTTTTTTTAGATCTGAATTTCTTGATCCTGAATCAGATGAAGAAAACAGTGAAGTCGACACAAGTAACGAAATCAAAGAGATTGTCATCGATGACATGGAGCCAAAAGTATTTCAG GCTGTGCTTCACTTCATGTACAGGGACAAtcttgttggtgatgacgaattgTCTGCATCAAGCTCAGATTGTCCCATCTTTGATACTTTAGCTGGGAAATTGTTGGCTGCAGCAGACAAATATGAGTTGCCAAGGCTAAGAGTGTTATGTGAATCTTACTTGTGCAAACAGATTTCTGTAAAATCTGTGGCAACTACTCTAGCGCTGGCTGATCGGCATCATGCTACAGAGCTCAAGTCCGTCTGCCTAAAATTTGCTGCTGAGAACCTTTCAG CTGTAATCCGGACCGACGGATTCGATTACCTCAAAGACAACTGCCCGGCGCTACAGTCAGAGATCCTCCGGACAGTAGCCGGGTGCGAGGAGGAATGCAGCAGCGGGGGCAAGAGCCAGAGCGTGTGGGGCCAGATCTCGGATGGCGGCGACACCAGCGGGCGCAGGGTGAGGCCCAGGGTCtaa
- the LOC123105352 gene encoding BTB/POZ and MATH domain-containing protein 4 isoform X2 produces MDDDDAGGGGDASPQHEGGGGAVVIERGAGATAPARDAAAASPTSSRSVTETVNGSHRFVIQGYSLAKGMGVGKHIASETFAVGGYQWAIYFYPDGKNPEDNSAYVSVFIALASEGTDVRALFELTLQDQSGRGKHKVHSHFDRALDAGPYTLKYRGSMWGYKRFFRRTALETSDFLKDDCLKINCTVGVVTSTMEYSRPHSLEVPDSDIGYHFGTLLDSQEGADVIFSVAGEKFHAHKLVLAARSSFFRSEFLDPESDEENSEVDTSNEIKEIVIDDMEPKVFQAVLHFMYRDNLVGDDELSASSSDCPIFDTLAGKLLAAADKYELPRLRVLCESYLCKQISVKSVATTLALADRHHATELKSVCLKFAAENLSDALMYLQL; encoded by the exons ATGGACGACGACGAcgccgggggcggcggcgacgcgtcCCCGCAGCACGAgggcgggggcggggcggtggTGATCGAGCgcggggcgggggcgacggcgccCGCGCGGGACGCCGCGGCGGCCTCGCCGACGAGCTCGCGGTCGGTGACGGAGACGGTGAACGGGTCGCACCGGTTCGTGATCCAGGGCTACTCCCTCGCCAAGGGCATGGGCGTGGGCAAGCACATCGCCAGCGAGACCTTCGCCGTGGGCGGCTACCAGTGGGCGATCTACTTCTACCCGGACGGGAAGAACCCCGAGGACAACTCCGCCTACGTCTCCGTCTTCATCGCGCTCGCCTCCGAGGGCACCGACGTCCGCGCCCTCTTCGAGCTCACCCTCCAGGACCAGAGCGGCCGGGGCAAGCACAAGGTGCACTCCCACTTCGACCGCGCCCTCGACGCCGGGCCCTACACCCTCAAGTACCGCGGATCCATGTG GGGTTATAAAAGGTTTTTTCGACGTACTGCTCTTGAGACATCGGACTTTCTTAAAGACGATTGCTTGAAGATAAATTGTACTGTGGGCGTTGTAACATCAACCATGGAATACTCTAGGCCACATTCTCTagaggttccggattctgacatAGGCTACCATTTTGGGACGCTTTTGGACTCTCAAGAGGGTGCAGATGTTATTTTTAGTGTAGCAGGAGAGAAGTTTCATGCTCATAAGTTAGTGTTGGCTGCCCGATCTTCTTTTTTTAGATCTGAATTTCTTGATCCTGAATCAGATGAAGAAAACAGTGAAGTCGACACAAGTAACGAAATCAAAGAGATTGTCATCGATGACATGGAGCCAAAAGTATTTCAG GCTGTGCTTCACTTCATGTACAGGGACAAtcttgttggtgatgacgaattgTCTGCATCAAGCTCAGATTGTCCCATCTTTGATACTTTAGCTGGGAAATTGTTGGCTGCAGCAGACAAATATGAGTTGCCAAGGCTAAGAGTGTTATGTGAATCTTACTTGTGCAAACAGATTTCTGTAAAATCTGTGGCAACTACTCTAGCGCTGGCTGATCGGCATCATGCTACAGAGCTCAAGTCCGTCTGCCTAAAATTTGCTGCTGAGAACCTTTCAG ATGCCCTTATGTATCTGCAGCTGTAA
- the LOC123105351 gene encoding probable zinc metalloprotease EGY1, chloroplastic, translating to MAAAAAALASSPLVHLTAAARLRLRLPRPRPSVASSRWGCPRGAYLVDWRPLRRCDRMRRFSVDEGGGGGEDGEKRGEEEAAAPVEAKVGAAEELGSERSRSGSFSSSSSPSSATPGVSSEPPLLSFSVDNIDTVKLLELLGPEKVDQADVKAIKEKFFGYTTFWLTREEPFGDLGEGVLFVGNLRGDREEIFGKLQRQLRELTGDKYNLFMVEEPNSEEDDPRGGPRVSFGLLRREVSEPGPTTLWQYVISLLLFLLTVFSCIELGIASKISSLPPDIVSYFTDPNATGPPPDMQLLLPFVESALPVAYGVLAIQLFHEVGHFLAAYPKNVKLGIPFFIPNFTLGTFGSITQFKSILPDRKTMFDVSMAGPLAGAALSFSMFSVGLWLSSNPAGATDLVQVPSNLFQGSLLLGLISRAILGYSALHAATVSIHPLVIAGWCGLTTTAFNMLPVGCLDGGRGLQGAFGKDALFGFGLTTYSLLGLGVLGGPLSLPWGLYVLLCQRTPEKPCLDDVSDVGTWRRGALIASVFLVVLILIPLWDELAEDLGVGLVSSF from the exons AtggcggccgccgccgcggcgctcGCGAGCTCGCCCCTCGTCCACCTCACCGCCGcggcccgcctccgcctccgcctccccagGCCCAGGCCCTCCGTGGCCTCCTCGCGATGGGGGTGCCCGCGAGGCGCCTACCTGGTGGACTGGAGGCCCCTGAGGCGGTGCGACCGGATGCGGCGCTTCTCCGTCGAcgagggcggcggaggcggggagGACGGGGAGAAgcggggcgaggaggaggcggcagcgccCGTGGAAGCCAAGGTGGGGGCCGCGGAGGAGCTGGGCTCGGAGCGGAGCCGCTCGGGGAGcttctcttcctcgtcgtcgccgtcctctGCG ACTCCTGGTGTATCAAGCGAGCCTCCTCTTTTGAGCTTCAGTGTGGATAATATCGATACAGTTAAGTTATTGGAACTCCTAGGCCCAGAAAAGGTTGATCAAGCTGATGTCAAGGCCATCAAGGAAAAGTTTTTTGGCTACACAACATTCTGGTTGACAAGAGAAGAACCTTTTGGTGATCTTGGGGAAGGAGTCCTTTTTGTTGGGAATCTCCGAGGGGACAGAGAAGAAATCTTTGGAAAACTTCAACGGCAGCTACGTGAACTTACAGGTGACAAATACAATCTTTTCATGGTGGAAGAGCCCAATTCAGAAGAGGATGACCCACGCGGGGGGCCACGTGTTAGTTTTGGTTTGCTCAGAAGAGAAGTTTCTGAGCCTGGACCTACTACCCTGTGGCAATACGTTATTTCGCTGTTACTTTTCCTTCTCACTGTGTTCTCCTGTATTGAGCTAGGAATTGCGTCAAAG ATAAGCAGTCTTCCACCAGACATTGTTTCATATTTCACTGATCCAAATGCTACTGGACCCCCACCTGACATGCAACTTTTACTTCCATTTGTGGAGTCAGCTCTACCAGTGGCTTATGGCGTCTTGGCTATCCAACTATTTCAT GAAGTTGGACACTTTTTGGCAGCATACCCAAAGAATGTGAAACTGGGCATTCCTTTCTTCATTCCGAACTTTACTCTTGGAACTTTTGGTTCAATTACTCAG TTCAAATCCATTCTACCAGATCGAAAGACAATGTTTGACGTATCAATGGCTGGTCCTTTGGCTGGAGCTGCACTTTCTTTTTCAATGTTCTCTGTAGGCTTGTGGCTCTCCTCAAATCCTGCTGGGGCAACTGATTTGGTTCAAGTACCCAGCAATCTGTTCCAGGGTTCTTTGTTGCTTGGACTTATTAGCAGAGCAATACTTGGTTACAG TGCTTTGCATGCTGCTACGGTTTCTATCCACCCTCTCGTGATCGCTGGCTG GTGTGGTTTGACAACTACTGCCTTCAATATGCTTCCTGTTGGATGTCTTGACGGTGGAAGAGGTTTACAG GGTGCTTTCGGCAAGGATGCTTTATTTGGATTTGGCTTGACGACTTATTCGTTGCTTGGACTTGGAGTG CTTGGGGGGCCGCTATCTCTTCCCTGGGGTCTATACGTGCTACTATGTCAG AGAACACCTGAGAAGCCATGCTTGGACGACGTTAGCGACGTCGGCACCTGGAGGAGGGGCGCCCTGATAGCTTCGGTGTTCCTCGTCGTGCTGATCCTCATCCCTCTGTGGGACGAGCTCGCGGAGGACCTAGGCGTGGGGCTTGTGAGCTCGTTCTGA